From a single Phacochoerus africanus isolate WHEZ1 chromosome 11, ROS_Pafr_v1, whole genome shotgun sequence genomic region:
- the LOC125112128 gene encoding putative olfactory receptor 10D3, with protein sequence MKNCSVVTEFVLLGIPHTEGLETVLFILFLPFYACTLLGNLSILVAVLSSTRLHTPMYFFLGNLSVFDMSFSSVTCPKMLLYLMGLSPLISYQDCASQLFFFHFLGSIECFLYTVMAYDRFTAICYPLQYMVIMNPRICVALAVGTWLLGCIHSSVLTLLTFTLPYCGPNEVDHFFCDIPALLPLACADTSLAQRVSFTNVGLVSLVCFLLILMSYTRITISILRIQSTEGRRRAFSTCSAHLMAILCAYGPIITVYLQPTPNPMLGTVVQILMNLVGPMLNPLIYTLRNKEVKTALKKILHRTNHIPEI encoded by the coding sequence ATGAAGAACTGCTCGGTGGTGACTGAGTTCGTCCTATTGGGAATCCCACACACAGAGGGACTGGAGACTGTACTTTTCATCTTGTTCTTGCCCTTCTATGCCTGCACCCTGCTGGGAAATTTGTCTATCCTTGTGGCTGTTCTTTCTTCTACTCGCCTTCACACACCAATGTATTTCTTCCTGGGGAACTTGTCTGTGTTTGACATGAGTTTCTCCTCTGTGACTTGTCCTAAAATGCTGCTCTATCTCATGGGGCTGAGCCCACTCATTTCCTACCAGGACTGTGCCTCCCAGCTCTTCTTCTTCCACTTTCTTGGCAGCATTGAGTGCTTCTTGTATaccgtgatggcctatgaccgcttcACTGCCATCTGCTACCCTCTGCAATACATGGTCATCATGAACCCTAGAATCTGTGTGGCCTTGGCTGTGGGCACATGGCTGTTAGGATGCATCCATTCCAGTGTCCTCACGTTGCTCACCTTCACCTTGCCGTATTGTGGTCCCAATGAAGTGGATCACTTCTTTTGTGATATCCCAGCACTCTTACCCTTGGCCTGTGCTGATACATCCTTGGCCCAGCGGGTGAGCTTCACCAATGTTGGCCTAGTATCTCTCGTCTGCTTTCTCCTAATTCTTATGTCCTACACTCGAATCACAATCTCTATCCTGCGTATTCAATCAACTGAGGGCCGTCGCCGAGCCTTCTCTACGTGCAGTGCCCACCTCATGGCCATCCTCTGTGCCTATGGGCCCATCATTACTGTCTATCTGCAGCCTACCCCTAACCCCATGCTGGGAACTGTAGTTCAGATTCTAATGAATCTTGTAGGACCAATGCTGAACCCTTTGATCTATACCTTGAGgaacaaagaagtaaaaacagccctgaaaaaaatattGCATAGGACAAACCACATCCCTGAGATTTAA